In Chryseobacterium gotjawalense, the following are encoded in one genomic region:
- a CDS encoding MGH1-like glycoside hydrolase domain-containing protein, whose amino-acid sequence MTEKERMLDENWKTWGPYVSNRQWGTVREDYSNDGNAWGYTTYNQAISRAYRWSEDGIAGICDSKQRLCFAFSFWNRKDKMIKERFFGLSNHEGNHGEDLKELYYYLDNTPTHSYMKMVYKYPIREFPYDHLIAENGRRSKHDPEFELIDTGIFNDNNYFDLFIEYAKINHDDYLIRVTAVNRSGNKAPLVILPTIWFRNNWNWDYGDYEPQLKSSATGDIEIHHESLPVIKLYSRDQNTEALFCNNESNPAKIHGASSEPKYYKDGINNFLIHNDRNSVNPDQAGTKACFVIDTEIEAGESKTFDFRLSPHDMKNAFFDFDDVFSLRKKEADEYYEVIQKEITDEEEKLIQRQAFAGLLWNKQFYHYNVSKWLKGNPKQNAPRNFNHHVRNKEWEHMQNKDIISMPDKWEYPWFATWDLAFHCVPFAILDSGFAKQQLRLLTKEWYIHPNGQLPAYEWDFSDVNPPVHAWSTFRVFKIDQMINGKPDVPFLESVFQKLLLNFTWWVNRKDKKGNNVFGGGFLGLDNIGAFDRNMEFKNGDHLEQADGTSWMAMFALNMMRIAMELAQYNPIYEDMAIKFFEHYLYIAEAMENIGETKNGLWNDEDGFFYDLLQLNNGDSISLKLRSIVGLIPLFAVEIVEHSMLLKLPNFLDRMQWILKNKPHLADLVSHWEMEGKDGKHMMSILRKTRLKRVLSRMVDENEFLSDYGIRSMSKVYENEPYLFTVDGKDFKVKYTAAESDSSMFGGNSNWRGPIWFPINFLIVESLQRFHYYYGDSLQIEYPTNSGQSRNLDFVATDLSKRLYSIFSKDENGNRPFNGGNDLLNHNEFFKNYIMFHEYFNGDTGEGIGASHQTGWTATIAKLIQPRMGSRPR is encoded by the coding sequence ATGACGGAGAAAGAAAGAATGCTCGATGAGAACTGGAAAACGTGGGGACCTTACGTAAGTAACAGACAATGGGGGACGGTTCGGGAAGATTACAGCAATGATGGAAATGCCTGGGGATATACAACTTACAACCAGGCCATCAGCAGAGCTTATCGCTGGAGTGAAGACGGGATCGCAGGAATCTGTGACTCGAAGCAGCGCTTATGTTTTGCTTTTTCATTTTGGAACCGCAAAGACAAAATGATCAAAGAACGTTTCTTTGGATTGAGTAATCATGAAGGAAATCATGGCGAGGATTTAAAAGAACTCTACTATTATCTTGACAATACACCGACCCATTCCTATATGAAAATGGTGTATAAATATCCAATCAGGGAATTCCCTTACGACCATTTAATTGCAGAAAACGGAAGAAGATCTAAGCATGATCCGGAATTTGAGTTGATCGATACCGGAATATTTAATGACAATAATTACTTTGATTTATTCATTGAATATGCTAAAATAAATCATGATGATTATCTGATCCGTGTCACTGCAGTAAACCGGAGCGGTAACAAAGCACCGCTTGTTATTTTGCCAACCATCTGGTTTAGAAACAATTGGAACTGGGATTACGGCGATTATGAACCTCAGCTAAAATCTTCGGCGACTGGCGACATTGAGATTCATCATGAATCTTTACCCGTAATAAAACTATATTCCCGGGACCAAAATACAGAAGCCCTTTTTTGCAATAACGAAAGTAATCCGGCTAAAATTCATGGTGCGAGCAGTGAACCAAAATACTACAAAGACGGCATCAATAATTTTTTGATCCATAATGACAGAAATTCAGTAAATCCTGACCAAGCGGGAACTAAAGCCTGTTTCGTAATCGATACAGAAATTGAAGCCGGAGAAAGCAAAACATTCGATTTCCGATTGAGTCCGCATGATATGAAAAATGCTTTCTTTGACTTCGACGACGTTTTTAGTTTAAGAAAAAAAGAAGCCGACGAATATTACGAAGTAATCCAAAAAGAGATTACCGATGAAGAAGAAAAACTGATTCAAAGACAGGCATTTGCAGGATTATTATGGAACAAGCAATTCTACCATTATAATGTTTCTAAATGGCTGAAAGGAAATCCAAAACAGAATGCCCCACGAAATTTCAACCATCATGTGAGAAATAAAGAATGGGAACACATGCAGAATAAGGATATCATTTCGATGCCCGACAAATGGGAATATCCGTGGTTTGCGACGTGGGATTTGGCATTTCACTGCGTCCCGTTTGCCATTCTGGATTCAGGTTTTGCGAAACAACAGTTAAGGCTACTCACGAAAGAATGGTATATTCACCCGAACGGACAATTGCCGGCTTACGAGTGGGATTTCAGCGACGTCAATCCGCCTGTTCATGCGTGGTCGACTTTCCGGGTTTTTAAAATTGACCAGATGATTAACGGAAAACCCGATGTTCCTTTTCTGGAAAGTGTTTTTCAAAAATTATTATTGAATTTTACCTGGTGGGTCAACCGAAAAGACAAAAAAGGAAACAATGTCTTTGGCGGCGGCTTTTTAGGCTTGGATAATATCGGTGCTTTTGACCGGAATATGGAATTCAAAAATGGCGACCATTTAGAGCAGGCCGACGGAACAAGCTGGATGGCGATGTTTGCCTTGAATATGATGCGCATCGCTATGGAATTGGCACAGTACAATCCGATTTATGAAGATATGGCCATTAAATTCTTTGAGCATTATTTATATATCGCCGAAGCCATGGAAAATATCGGCGAAACGAAAAACGGTTTATGGAATGACGAAGACGGTTTTTTCTATGATCTTTTACAGTTAAACAATGGCGATTCTATTTCATTAAAGCTGAGAAGTATCGTTGGGTTAATTCCTTTGTTTGCCGTAGAAATTGTAGAACACAGCATGTTGCTAAAACTTCCGAATTTCCTGGATAGAATGCAGTGGATTCTTAAAAACAAACCGCATTTGGCAGATTTGGTTTCGCATTGGGAAATGGAAGGAAAAGATGGTAAACACATGATGAGTATTCTGCGGAAAACAAGACTGAAAAGGGTTTTGAGCAGAATGGTCGATGAAAATGAATTCCTGTCTGATTACGGAATTCGGTCGATGTCGAAAGTTTATGAAAATGAGCCTTATTTATTTACTGTCGACGGCAAAGATTTTAAAGTTAAATATACCGCAGCCGAAAGTGACAGCAGTATGTTCGGCGGAAACAGCAACTGGCGCGGTCCGATTTGGTTCCCGATTAACTTCCTGATTGTGGAAAGTTTACAGCGTTTTCATTATTATTATGGCGACAGTTTGCAAATTGAATATCCGACCAACAGCGGACAAAGCCGCAATCTTGATTTTGTGGCGACTGATTTGAGCAAACGGCTCTATTCTATTTTCAGTAAAGATGAAAACGGAAACCGACCTTTCAATGGTGGAAATGATCTGTTGAACCACAATGAATTTTTCAAAAACTACATTATGTTTCACGAATATTTCAACGGTGATACGGGCGAAGGAATCGGCGCTTCTCACCAAACCGGCTGGACGGCGACGATTGCAAAATTAATACAGCCAAGAATGGGCTCCAGGCCGAGATAA
- a CDS encoding OsmC family protein produces the protein MKITLNRINDDYLFECTNSLGNKILLDNTSQSEGTKGVSPMETLLMAVAGCSGIDMVSILKKQRQEITKFSAEVVGERIQVDEAKPFKTILVKFFVDGNIEPKKAERAAALSFEKYCSVSKTLEPNVTVNYEVFVNGEKVGL, from the coding sequence ATGAAAATTACCCTTAATAGAATCAACGACGATTATTTGTTCGAATGTACCAATTCGCTAGGCAACAAAATTCTTTTAGACAATACGTCGCAATCTGAAGGAACGAAAGGCGTTTCTCCTATGGAAACTCTTTTAATGGCTGTTGCCGGTTGCAGCGGAATCGACATGGTTTCGATTTTGAAAAAGCAAAGACAGGAAATTACCAAATTTTCTGCAGAAGTGGTTGGTGAAAGAATTCAGGTTGACGAAGCGAAACCATTTAAAACCATTTTGGTGAAGTTTTTTGTTGACGGAAACATCGAGCCGAAAAAAGCAGAACGCGCCGCTGCATTATCTTTCGAAAAATACTGTTCGGTTTCTAAGACTCTGGAACCCAATGTGACGGTGAATTACGAGGTTTTTGTGAATGGAGAAAAAGTGGGTTTATAA
- a CDS encoding DUF58 domain-containing protein: MKNLYLNNRLFYALFAVGITYVLAFFFPVLMWVAHGILVLILIVFIVDYMLLFNQKNAVQAQRILPEKLSNGDQNSIKVDLKNNYPFTIKTKVIDEIPFQFQKRDFNIERIIKPNKNILFEYLLEPKERGEYNFGNLNVFVESPLGLVSRRFTYQKDAVLPSYPSFIHLRKYELMALQNEFLLGGIKKIRKLGHTMEFEQIKEYVPGDDVRTINWKATSKRNQLMVNQFQDEKSQRIFMLIDNGRTMQMPFNGLSLLDYSINATMALSHIILKKNDRAGMMTFSKKTEHKVAADNKSGQLKKISEALYNIQTNFFESDFSRLYQDVKYTVGQRSLILLFTNFETLDAVNRQMKYLRGIAKNHLLVIVFFKNAELQSLINTNPENIQEVYDEIIAEKFEYEKKLIIQELRKYGIYTVYTLPENLNIEVINKYLEIKARGIL, encoded by the coding sequence ATGAAAAACCTATACCTTAACAACCGTCTTTTCTACGCGCTTTTCGCTGTGGGAATTACTTACGTTCTGGCATTTTTCTTTCCTGTTTTAATGTGGGTTGCGCATGGGATTTTGGTGTTAATTCTCATCGTATTTATCGTTGATTATATGCTTTTATTTAATCAAAAAAATGCCGTTCAAGCGCAAAGAATTTTACCTGAAAAGTTATCAAACGGCGATCAGAATTCTATAAAAGTAGATTTAAAAAACAATTATCCGTTTACCATTAAAACGAAAGTGATTGATGAAATTCCTTTTCAGTTTCAGAAGAGAGATTTCAATATTGAAAGAATCATTAAACCAAATAAAAATATTCTTTTTGAATATCTGCTCGAACCGAAAGAACGCGGTGAATACAATTTTGGAAACCTCAATGTTTTTGTAGAATCGCCTTTGGGATTGGTTTCCAGAAGATTTACTTATCAGAAAGATGCCGTGTTGCCGAGTTATCCGTCTTTTATTCATTTAAGAAAATATGAACTGATGGCGCTTCAGAACGAATTTCTTTTAGGTGGAATTAAAAAGATCCGGAAATTGGGTCACACGATGGAATTTGAACAAATCAAAGAATATGTGCCCGGCGATGACGTGCGAACAATTAACTGGAAAGCGACTTCGAAAAGAAATCAGTTGATGGTGAATCAGTTTCAGGACGAGAAATCGCAACGGATTTTCATGTTGATCGATAATGGCAGAACGATGCAAATGCCTTTTAATGGATTAAGTTTACTCGATTATTCCATCAATGCAACCATGGCTTTAAGTCATATTATTCTCAAAAAAAATGACCGCGCCGGAATGATGACTTTCTCCAAAAAAACGGAACATAAAGTTGCTGCCGACAATAAATCCGGACAGTTGAAAAAGATTTCGGAAGCGCTTTATAATATTCAAACTAATTTTTTCGAAAGTGATTTCAGTAGATTGTATCAGGATGTGAAATATACGGTTGGGCAAAGAAGTTTGATCCTTCTTTTTACCAATTTTGAAACTTTGGATGCGGTAAACCGACAGATGAAATACCTCCGCGGAATTGCGAAAAATCATTTGTTGGTGATTGTTTTCTTTAAAAATGCTGAACTTCAGAGTTTAATCAATACCAATCCGGAAAACATTCAGGAAGTGTATGATGAGATCATCGCTGAAAAATTTGAGTACGAAAAGAAATTAATTATTCAGGAACTTCGGAAGTATGGAATTTACACGGTTTATACTTTACCTGAAAATTTGAATATCGAAGTCATCAATAAATATTTGGAAATTAAAGCGAGAGGGATTTTGTGA
- a CDS encoding AAA family ATPase: protein MENFVTQNQENLNTEFQPRLDMTELQQSLERVKTEIGKVIIGQESMIEHLLVALLSNGHVLIEGVPGVAKTITAKLLAKTVEVGFSRIQFTPDLMPSDILGTSIFNVKNSEFEFKKGPIFSSFILIDEINRSPAKTQAALFEVMEERQITMDGKQYEMQEPFLVVATQNPIEHEGTYRLPEAQLDRFLFKINVGYPNLSQEIEIIKNQHENKLEDKTDAVQKVITGAQLKSYQQLVKDVVVETQLLEYIAKIIVNTRENQFLYLGASPRASLALLTASKSFAAVRGRDFVTPEDIKEASYAVLRHRVMVSPEREMEGLTADEIIRQILEAIEIPR from the coding sequence ATGGAAAATTTTGTAACTCAAAATCAAGAAAATCTAAATACCGAATTTCAACCGCGATTGGATATGACCGAACTTCAACAAAGTTTGGAACGTGTAAAAACCGAAATAGGGAAAGTGATTATCGGTCAGGAATCGATGATCGAACATTTATTGGTCGCACTTTTATCCAACGGTCACGTTTTGATTGAAGGCGTTCCGGGAGTTGCAAAAACCATTACGGCAAAATTATTGGCGAAAACGGTAGAGGTCGGTTTCAGCAGAATTCAGTTTACACCGGATTTGATGCCGTCTGATATTTTGGGAACCTCAATTTTTAATGTTAAAAATTCTGAATTTGAATTCAAAAAAGGACCGATATTCTCCAGTTTTATTTTGATTGATGAAATTAACCGTTCGCCGGCGAAAACCCAAGCCGCTTTATTTGAAGTGATGGAAGAACGCCAGATCACGATGGATGGGAAACAGTACGAAATGCAGGAACCTTTTTTGGTCGTCGCCACTCAGAATCCAATTGAGCATGAAGGAACGTATCGCCTTCCGGAAGCCCAACTCGACCGTTTTTTATTTAAAATTAATGTTGGTTACCCGAATCTTTCACAAGAAATAGAAATCATTAAAAATCAGCATGAAAATAAACTGGAAGATAAAACCGATGCCGTACAGAAAGTGATTACCGGAGCGCAGTTGAAGTCCTATCAGCAATTGGTAAAAGACGTTGTTGTAGAAACTCAGCTGTTGGAATATATTGCAAAAATTATTGTGAATACAAGAGAAAATCAATTCCTTTATTTGGGTGCGTCGCCTAGAGCGAGTTTGGCCTTGCTGACGGCTTCGAAATCATTTGCAGCAGTTCGCGGACGAGATTTTGTAACGCCGGAAGATATCAAAGAAGCAAGTTATGCCGTTCTTCGCCACCGCGTGATGGTTTCCCCGGAACGTGAAATGGAAGGTTTAACGGCTGACGAAATTATCCGCCAGATTTTGGAGGCGATTGAAATTCCGAGGTAA
- a CDS encoding DUF4350 domain-containing protein has translation MNKTFKLYGLIFIIVMAVLALLELTKSDVTDWRKNFDVNEKSPFGLFIFSKEVDHLLKNKVQRTDLSPYDFYKTQKLKPHNILIVQSEIDSESWNKILQNIENGSDALIISGSFNKKVADSLGFSPSRISYEGSNLLLLTDEKFAQDSLKVDKLPSGKGFELILKRDEILGKEESDSKMANFIKVRHGKGNLYLHAEPLILTNYYLLKPGNEKYVQDVFSYLPDRETVWFSGANKNRTESRSPLRFILSKPALRYAWWLFLGGLLLFIIFNAKRKQRIVPIIEPKKNKSVEFVKSIGNLYLQEGDFHDMMAKKAQYFLNRVRMDLLIDTKDLDEKFIHLLHLKTGKSVEEITEATELIKKGQDPYASVMKEDLIKMNTLLDGILQ, from the coding sequence ATGAATAAAACATTCAAATTATATGGCTTGATTTTCATCATCGTGATGGCGGTTTTGGCGTTGCTGGAACTGACGAAATCCGACGTTACCGATTGGCGCAAGAATTTTGATGTTAATGAAAAATCGCCTTTTGGTTTGTTTATCTTTAGCAAAGAAGTGGATCACCTTTTAAAAAATAAAGTACAGCGAACCGATCTTTCACCTTATGATTTCTATAAAACGCAAAAATTAAAACCTCATAATATTTTAATCGTCCAGTCAGAAATCGATTCGGAATCCTGGAATAAAATTCTGCAGAACATCGAAAACGGATCCGATGCATTGATCATTTCAGGTTCTTTCAATAAAAAAGTGGCGGACTCGCTCGGGTTTTCACCTTCAAGAATAAGTTACGAAGGTTCTAACCTGTTATTGTTGACCGACGAAAAATTCGCTCAGGATTCTTTGAAAGTCGATAAATTACCGTCTGGAAAAGGATTTGAACTTATTCTTAAACGCGATGAAATCTTAGGGAAAGAAGAAAGTGACAGCAAAATGGCAAATTTTATTAAAGTCCGTCACGGCAAAGGAAATCTTTATTTACATGCAGAACCATTGATTTTAACTAATTATTATTTGCTAAAGCCCGGGAATGAAAAATATGTTCAGGATGTATTTTCTTATCTTCCGGACCGGGAAACGGTTTGGTTTTCTGGAGCCAATAAAAACAGAACAGAATCCCGGTCGCCACTGCGTTTTATTTTGTCGAAACCCGCACTGCGTTATGCATGGTGGTTGTTTTTAGGCGGACTTTTATTATTTATCATTTTCAATGCAAAACGCAAACAGAGAATTGTTCCCATTATTGAACCCAAGAAAAATAAGTCGGTCGAATTTGTAAAAAGCATCGGGAATTTATATTTACAGGAAGGAGATTTCCATGATATGATGGCAAAAAAAGCGCAGTATTTTCTCAATCGGGTGAGAATGGATCTGTTAATCGATACCAAAGATTTAGATGAGAAATTCATTCATCTTCTCCATCTGAAAACCGGGAAAAGTGTAGAGGAAATTACAGAAGCCACCGAATTGATTAAGAAAGGACAGGATCCTTACGCCAGCGTGATGAAAGAGGATTTAATAAAAATGAATACATTGTTAGACGGAATTTTACAATAA
- a CDS encoding DUF4129 domain-containing protein has translation MKFRILLFFFIIQFISGNSQELPPPPITHFSDSITTPSNDQYYSDSILLEKPTTNNIVFPKSFDQKFQSKYKGSDYDYTTVKPRESLWQKIQKRIRKILEAVFGKVDPNKSEKYAENLMRIFAVIISGFVLYFLIKFLLGKDGNFFFSKKKTKIKIENQDLHENIHEINFSESIEKFERQKEYRSAIRYQFLLVLKKLADKKLITWNPEKTNKDYLSELKVKDLKAGFKELAYVFEYVWYGEFEVNEENYLYFKQKFLNFKI, from the coding sequence ATGAAATTTAGGATTCTTCTTTTCTTTTTTATAATACAATTTATATCCGGAAATTCTCAGGAACTTCCGCCACCGCCGATTACTCATTTTTCAGATTCTATCACAACCCCTTCTAATGATCAGTATTACAGTGATTCTATATTGCTTGAAAAACCTACAACCAATAATATTGTTTTTCCAAAAAGTTTTGATCAAAAATTTCAGTCCAAATATAAAGGTTCAGATTATGATTACACGACGGTAAAACCCAGAGAATCGCTGTGGCAAAAAATTCAGAAAAGGATTCGTAAAATTCTGGAAGCTGTTTTTGGAAAAGTCGATCCGAACAAATCCGAAAAGTATGCAGAAAATTTGATGCGGATTTTTGCTGTTATTATCAGTGGTTTTGTCCTCTATTTTTTAATTAAATTTTTGCTGGGCAAAGACGGCAATTTCTTTTTCAGCAAAAAGAAAACAAAAATTAAGATTGAAAATCAGGATCTTCACGAGAATATCCATGAAATAAATTTTAGTGAAAGCATTGAAAAATTCGAAAGACAGAAAGAGTACCGTTCCGCGATCCGTTATCAGTTTTTATTGGTTTTAAAGAAACTGGCCGATAAAAAACTGATTACCTGGAATCCCGAAAAAACCAATAAAGATTATCTTTCAGAATTAAAAGTAAAAGATCTAAAAGCAGGTTTTAAAGAACTGGCTTACGTTTTTGAGTATGTCTGGTATGGCGAATTTGAGGTTAATGAAGAGAATTATCTTTATTTTAAACAGAAATTTTTAAATTTTAAGATATAG
- a CDS encoding DUF4013 domain-containing protein, producing MMQFYQKRDFGTFISDTFAFFKEHGKNYFKNYLLINGILLILMVLIFVLGYRELFSQMMGSNTSGQNYYFEAYFQENQAMLIFVSTIVFILFLAVTMVSYSYPILYLKRLSETGDKNIKADDILSDLKSNIGRFLKLFLGLLFIVTPLAMIVFGLSVMLMFILIGFLLIFLVGPALMNVVNFLMFDYFNTRKGFFESLSYAVRAQFSYRNGREKSPFWKYWGSTVVMYLIIQTVSSIFTMIPMMFIFGGMMTVPQSGELQQNPFEGPMGIFIFIIYGISLLFSFLMINVIFVNSGLQYYDSRTDLHRNIDLSEIDTIGTNEI from the coding sequence ATGATGCAGTTTTATCAGAAACGGGACTTCGGAACCTTTATTAGCGACACGTTTGCCTTTTTTAAAGAACACGGAAAAAACTACTTTAAAAATTATCTTTTAATCAATGGGATTTTATTAATTCTAATGGTTCTGATTTTTGTTTTGGGGTATCGTGAATTATTCTCACAAATGATGGGTTCCAATACCAGCGGACAGAATTATTATTTTGAGGCTTATTTTCAGGAAAACCAGGCGATGCTTATTTTCGTTTCCACTATCGTATTTATTCTGTTTTTGGCCGTCACCATGGTTTCCTATTCTTACCCGATTCTGTATCTGAAAAGACTGAGTGAAACCGGTGATAAAAACATTAAAGCCGACGATATTTTAAGTGATTTGAAAAGCAATATCGGACGGTTTCTGAAATTGTTTCTCGGACTGCTTTTTATCGTAACGCCATTGGCAATGATCGTTTTCGGGCTCTCGGTGATGTTGATGTTTATCCTGATCGGATTTTTGCTGATATTTTTAGTCGGACCAGCTTTGATGAACGTCGTTAATTTTTTAATGTTCGATTATTTCAATACCAGAAAAGGTTTTTTTGAATCTTTGAGTTATGCCGTAAGAGCGCAGTTCTCTTATCGAAACGGCAGAGAAAAATCTCCTTTTTGGAAATATTGGGGTTCCACCGTCGTGATGTATTTAATCATTCAAACAGTTTCGTCCATTTTCACGATGATACCGATGATGTTTATTTTTGGCGGGATGATGACCGTTCCGCAATCGGGAGAACTGCAGCAAAACCCTTTTGAAGGTCCGATGGGAATTTTTATTTTTATCATTTACGGAATTTCCCTTCTGTTTTCTTTTTTAATGATCAACGTTATTTTTGTAAACTCCGGGTTGCAGTATTATGACAGCCGCACAGACCTTCACCGGAATATAGATTTATCAGAAATCGATACCATTGGCACTAATGAAATTTAG
- a CDS encoding stage II sporulation protein M, producing MREVAFIKQNKEKWLGIEQVIAGKVKKNPDDLSSLYINLVNDLSFAQTYYPKSKTTVYLNHLSSLIFQRIYKTKRAEQNRLFEFFKTEVPLLVHQYRRYLFYAFGFFILFTLIGFISAYYDKEFVRVILGDEYVNTTIENIEKGNAVGVYQQGSDWGSSIAIIFNNLKVGAVLFIYGVFGGVGTLYALLQNSIMLGSFQYFFHEHGALKESASGIWLHGVFEIFSMVVEAMAGLILGASILFPKTYSRFNSFKLGFKDAFKIFLSTVPFTIVAGIIEGYVTRYALLMPGIINGLIIFGTLSLVGYYYFIYPYSVAKKTRIHDAVLSETGLRNLY from the coding sequence ATGAGAGAGGTTGCATTTATCAAACAAAATAAAGAAAAATGGTTGGGAATCGAGCAGGTTATCGCGGGAAAAGTTAAAAAAAATCCGGATGATCTCTCTTCGCTGTACATTAATTTGGTGAATGATTTGTCGTTTGCACAGACTTACTATCCCAAAAGCAAAACCACGGTTTACCTGAACCATCTTTCTTCCCTTATTTTCCAAAGAATTTATAAAACAAAAAGAGCCGAACAAAACCGCCTGTTTGAGTTTTTCAAAACCGAAGTTCCGCTTTTGGTTCATCAGTACCGACGGTATTTGTTTTATGCGTTCGGGTTTTTTATTTTGTTTACGTTAATCGGTTTTATTTCAGCGTATTACGATAAAGAATTTGTCAGAGTTATTTTGGGTGATGAATATGTCAATACAACGATTGAGAATATTGAAAAGGGAAATGCGGTAGGCGTTTATCAGCAAGGTTCGGATTGGGGAAGTTCCATCGCGATTATTTTTAATAACCTAAAAGTTGGGGCGGTTCTTTTTATTTATGGCGTTTTCGGTGGCGTGGGCACTTTGTATGCTTTGTTGCAGAACAGTATTATGCTCGGCTCATTTCAGTATTTTTTTCACGAACACGGAGCATTGAAAGAAAGTGCGAGTGGAATCTGGCTTCACGGCGTTTTCGAAATTTTCAGCATGGTTGTAGAGGCGATGGCAGGATTGATTTTAGGCGCTTCCATTTTATTTCCGAAAACCTATTCGCGTTTTAATTCCTTTAAATTAGGTTTTAAAGATGCCTTTAAAATATTTTTAAGTACCGTTCCCTTTACGATTGTCGCGGGAATTATCGAAGGTTATGTAACAAGATACGCCCTGCTAATGCCGGGGATTATTAATGGACTTATCATTTTCGGCACGCTTTCATTGGTCGGTTATTATTATTTTATTTATCCATATTCAGTAGCAAAAAAAACAAGAATACATGATGCAGTTTTATCAGAAACGGGACTTCGGAACCTTTATTAG
- a CDS encoding RDD family protein — protein sequence MSLIAINTSQNVNINFNTASIGERILAFFIDILIKAAYLFVLFLVFFRILNLGSVLDGMDNWSRMAVILIITFPIYIYTLVCESLMEGQTFGKKIVKIKVVKIDGFQAGFGDYLMRWFFRLIDVFSNSGVVGLISMIVSKNNQRLGDIASGTAVISLKNVVNISHTILENLKEDYVPLFPQVIALTDNDVRIIKENYQKALKIDDRQVVSKLSTKIKEILKLEIDPTKMTERQFINVIIKDYNFYTGKDL from the coding sequence ATGTCGCTGATTGCTATAAATACTTCACAAAATGTAAATATTAATTTCAATACGGCAAGTATTGGTGAAAGAATCCTGGCTTTCTTTATTGATATATTAATAAAAGCAGCCTATTTATTTGTTCTTTTTTTAGTGTTTTTCCGCATCTTAAATCTCGGTTCAGTCCTCGATGGTATGGACAATTGGTCAAGAATGGCGGTTATTCTCATCATCACTTTTCCGATTTATATTTACACTTTGGTATGCGAAAGTCTCATGGAAGGGCAAACTTTCGGCAAAAAAATCGTTAAAATAAAAGTGGTGAAAATCGACGGATTTCAGGCCGGCTTTGGCGATTATCTGATGCGCTGGTTTTTCCGTCTGATCGATGTTTTTTCCAACTCCGGCGTGGTCGGATTAATCAGCATGATTGTTTCAAAAAACAACCAGCGGTTGGGAGATATCGCTTCCGGAACGGCAGTTATTTCTTTAAAAAATGTAGTGAATATCTCTCACACGATTCTTGAAAACCTCAAAGAAGACTACGTCCCCCTTTTTCCACAAGTCATTGCCCTGACCGATAACGACGTGAGAATCATTAAAGAAAATTATCAAAAAGCACTGAAAATAGACGACAGACAAGTGGTTTCAAAACTTTCTACTAAAATTAAAGAAATCCTGAAATTAGAAATAGATCCAACGAAAATGACGGAGCGACAATTCATCAATGTCATCATCAAAGATTATAATTTCTACACGGGAAAAGATCTTTAA
- a CDS encoding GNAT family N-acetyltransferase, with translation MKYENNRSGNGGVLILSNEDDEVGRLTYTIFPEENKLIISFVLVHPKFEGRGMGKYLVEEGIKFARENDWKVYPHCSYARSVMKRMKDVDDILLER, from the coding sequence ATGAAATACGAAAATAACAGATCCGGAAACGGCGGCGTACTGATTTTAAGCAATGAAGACGACGAAGTAGGAAGACTGACCTACACGATTTTTCCAGAAGAAAATAAATTAATCATCTCCTTTGTTCTGGTTCATCCAAAATTCGAAGGTCGCGGAATGGGAAAATATTTAGTTGAAGAGGGCATCAAATTCGCCAGGGAAAACGACTGGAAAGTATATCCACACTGTTCCTATGCCCGTTCGGTAATGAAAAGGATGAAAGATGTGGATGACATTCTGCTGGAACGTTAA